attgtcttggattcaagtctaggtcataaaaatttaaaatttatcataaatttacaatttttatggtggtttttaatcataggtttctaattaaattataattaattatgaaaatcaaattaattctaaactattctaattttcaacaaattaatcataattacaaattagattgcataattaacaaggctaggcattcaaacttgttaaacatatacagtaggtcaatcaaaaattcaagatttatcaacaagaatcgcaaatatttaatttaacatcttaaatttacgaaattttgcattcaaaaaactaaaaccttcgaaaagtcatagttaggcttcgaatttgagaattctgggttcggcagaaaagtactattttgtcaaaattttagaatgccttttacatgcggaattgacacaaaaatcactcgatttggatgagtaacgaagaaactgccgaaaaactgcgtacgtataattaaataaacgcaatttgcaattaattaacaattacgaaaattaatcaccccttttaattcatgcaaatttgtaatatttaaccatgttcatgcaatttagattatgaaaataataaggggctcgtgataccactgtaaggttatgatacatatgacaattcataaatcatgcggaaacaaccatttagccaggaatacatattatttacacataatcatatagcataatttagatgcatactctttgttgcgttccttccctagctgcgcccgaaccgaacaagaacaagtctttaggactccaagtgtcgtccctccgtagatagtccacagcacgtccggatccgccttaagattgaccaactagaatcgcccttaaggtactagaattttcggcactcttaggtaagaaatatgactgaatttttctctcaaaactcacttttaatacttgaattaatctctgaaaatatgtgaccctaggcacgtatttatagagttatggaaagggaattggaatcctagtaggatacgaattaattaaacttagaatcctataagaactctaattaattaatttatccttttcggaataggaatttaatcatatactaattctaatagttttaggaatcgtgcatgaacacaaactcacacacacacacggcagccacgagggccgcccatgcgtgcgtgcgagcagcagcccacgcagcgtggcccatggccttaggcgcgcgttgggcctgccttgcggtgggcctgggcgctgccttggctgggcgcgcgtttggcttgctgggcgatggcccgacttcgtgctgggccttcgtccggcaggcctcgtccgatgctaattcgtacgatacgcttccgattaaattcccggttccggaattcatttccgatacgaacaatatttaatatttccgattccggaatcaatttccgtttcgaacaaatatttaatatttccgtttccggaattattttccgattccgataatatttccgattctgacaatatttccgtttccagcaatatttccgattctggcaatatttccatttccgataatattttccgatacgtaccatgtttccgtttccggcaacatctacgacttggataatatttatatttccgatacgatccatatttccgtttccggcaatatcatcgttttccggagtattcatttcttgcctgtgacgatctcagcttccactgaaaccaagatccgtcgattccgaatatccatagatggagtatctaatgccactaaatacttgatccgtttacgtactatttgtgtgaccctacgggttcagtcaagagtaagctgtggattaatatcattaattccacttgaactgaagcggcctctagctaggcattcagctcacttgatctcactgaattattaacttgttaattaatactgaaccgcatttattagacttaacattgaatgcatacttggaccaagggcattatttccttcagaggccaatcacgatgtaagccaagggggcatgcaccaatgagaggggcctaatgggcgagcgattgggttttggacgggtgtactactagcaaaagtgccgagtggacaacattcaaagcgtatgcaccccccggttggcgatgggtatccttagtcccaactcccgagatgaaacatcaagggagccaagattagTTATGCGGttatgtccgttcacattaatatgctgattttcaggtcgtcccaacttgatgggaaaataaacgcggggtaggatcgtttcacccttcggctattttgattacctacgagcacgagtatttccttcactatccccagtggagtcgccactgtgagggggtcgaaatagcacgaggctaatgtgtgaccttgtccctcgtgggtgtaacgtttctttttgtcaaatcaagtgtaattggatttcctgtgagtttacacccaattgactagtaatataggagtcgccattcagtttttaacgacaatgagaaaaactaacaaaacccggttatcgtgacataaagggagtgcaattatgtttgaccacgacggccgtaggttcccttgtgatccctggtgtggggatctctcaacatacacccgcaaggtagagattgagggttcgggggactgtaactaccgagaggagtactcgctcttcgataactccagaggcaggatatccttactagctcagcataaataattgaagggacatgcgttaactattaaactaatctgagttgattttaacaatatgcaacatatagtactagatcgaacgcgattatctgatttagattgttttaagggacctagcatgataatccgatttcccaacatattatctttattaggcgtgatagaacaatcagatttaattagtttaacagttcataaaagggcgaggaaagcaattaaatcatggaaaagggacacattacgacgcacccttgagaggtgcgtcacggttctcagaaaactaaccactttgactttgctatttctccttttatttaacgaatctcaagttatgggacaggatacgttctgttcgatttatggatcgattgcgacagaacgcgtgatcagttttgcagcgtgaggcttaggcttaggggtttagagtcaatactcagaataataattgtgtgttgttgttttcacgtcaaacttagggccctatttatagaaaagagttcgtgaaaagatagaaatgtagaactctaatccacgaggaattaggaaagaacacgtcccaggtagtttcagcgcccagggctgggcgccgaagatttcggcgcccagagccaggcgttgaaaatagggtctgggccgtttctttgtcagattaggattcttagaatccggagtgtatgagactttaatcgagtcttttagtgcgtattaattttatgatggaatgcatctgggcccgttacgaactctaggctcgttaggattttaattaatacgtaactcttattttcgaatcgtattaggaataggattctctcgcaatttctatctcatttaggatttatgttggagtgcaacacctaattctgacatgtttctatcttttatgacttgccacttttaacaactacccattacggcagttactatttttagcaagtttccataaatagaaggtttctataaatagcaggtttcgagtgaaatgaaaaggggaattgagattcgttattttataggagatgcgttgtcaagtggagatttatgttctcatcatcgaacctttcctttcgggaatggggacaaaagtaggtgtctacatggtgaaaggaagtttttatttgattcgattgttatgtatttgttagatactccctctgtattatttaagggatacacttgccttttccggctgtatttatttaagagatacacttgccatttttaataACTTATCAATCCCACcatcaaattaaataatatatctacacctcACTCCCACCCCCCATCCCCTAAAATGatatggtccccacttattttactcattaaaatatctactcaaccccacttgttttattactttatttcattcaattctttttcttaatacctgtGCCCGACCAATTGTATCTCTTacataaatacggagggagtataaatctTTGTGTAGATGTCGTATaactttttatcaatgaattaatttgtttatcaaaaaatatataagaaCTATTTTACTGTTTCAACACCTCTTTCATTCCATCTCCCTCATTCAAttaattcatatattcattTAATCTCATCCACCTCATCCCTCCatttaacactcaatatttattcaccatttaatttatatattttgtcaactttcaaattttacttctatataaatcatatattttcatgaaaatcacAAGCCCTCAAAAAGTAGCACTTTAATACATGGTTTAACAACCACTATATAATTTTCCGTTAATTAAACGGGCTTTAAAAACTAGTTATACTTCAAATGTCTCCAACAAACAAGTGTCCGCACCTCACTCTTGTTAGGTTGCTTGACTTTGGGTACGAACCAACTTGGGCTTTGACCCCGAACTCGGACACGAACCTTCGTCGATTTAATTAAGTTGTGTTTAACATTAATTATACATTTCAATTAGGTAAGAATTTCAATTAGTAAATTTTTAGAAATATGACAAAATGGTGCTTCAGCAACGTAAGAAATAACCAGTCAGCAGAAAATAACAGCACAACGGAAAAATCGATTAAACTATTAACACGTTCGTCCAGAATTTTCGCACTCCTcctctataaatacccctaTCCTGCCGCCTTCCCAGAAATCCCAATTTCTCTCTTCACCCATTTACACACCTAGCTAATTAGCTATAAACACCAAGAAGAAGGGATTTCCATTATTCCTTTGCCATTTCCAATCTGACAACCCCTTCCGCCGCTTTCGTCACCCACATCTTCGCCGCCATGGATCGCCGCCTTGCCGTCTTTTTTTCTCTCCTCGCCATTTCTCTCCACCTTCTACCACTTCCAGGTACTATGATCTCAACTCATATACTTCTGTACTCTGTTTATAAGATATTCAGATTCAatagaaataattaaaattatattctCAGATGATTTTTGTGCGGAATTTTGCAGGAGATGCATCGACATTTACTATAACAAACAACTGCGACTACACTGTATGGCCAGGAATCCTCTCCAACGCCGGCGTAGCACCGCTCTCCACCACCGGTTTCTCTCTTCAAAAAGGCGAATCGAAACCCATTGCTCTGCCATCCGGTTGGGGGGGCCGCTTCTGGGGCCGAACCCTCTGTTCAACGGATAAAAAAACCGGGCAATTCACTTGTCTCACCGGTGACTGTGGGTCCGGAAAAATCGAATGTTCTGGTGCTGGAGCATTACCACCGGCGACATTGGCAGAGTTCACGCTTGATGGCTCCGGCGGGATGGATTTCTACGATGTGAGCCTCGTGGATGGATACAATGTCGCCATGTTGGTTGCGCCGCGAGGTGGTAGTGGGCCAAATTGTACTTTTACTGGGTGCGTCAATGATTTGAACGGCGCGTGTCCATCAGAGTTGAGGGTGATGAGCGAGGGAGAAGAGAGTGCAGTGGCGTGTAAAAGCGCGTGTGGTAAATTCAACAGTCCGCAGTATTGTTGTAGTGGAACGTACGGATCGCCAGACACGTGTAAGCCGTCGAGTTACTCTTTGGCGTTTAAGAAGGCTTGCCCACGCGCATATAGCTACGCCTATGATGATAAGAGTAGTACTTTCACTTGTAAAGGGTCTCCTGATTATACCATCACCTTCTGCCCTTCGCCTACTACCAGGTAACTAAATTCTTCCTTGTTTAATCAATTTATTACCAATTATATAACTTTCACCTAAATGATTTGTGATTGTAGAATTAACCAAGATCGAAAAATCAACGTCTTTTGGTGTTATGTTACGCTTGTAATTAAACTtttcgtgtttgtttttattcataTTTATCACGTTTTACCAGAAACACAAAGGGGGATAATTGCTGAAGTAGTTGTttccatattttattttaatgataAAACCACTGAATTAATATACAAGTATTTGGTTAATGTCAAATTTGGTGCCTGTCAATAAAAGAATTAGTGTGGGAATTTAGTTAAAGATGAGTGAATATCAATTTATGTAGTTAGTGAATAAA
This Spinacia oleracea cultivar Varoflay chromosome 6, BTI_SOV_V1, whole genome shotgun sequence DNA region includes the following protein-coding sequences:
- the LOC110777902 gene encoding thaumatin-like protein 1b, whose protein sequence is MDRRLAVFFSLLAISLHLLPLPGDASTFTITNNCDYTVWPGILSNAGVAPLSTTGFSLQKGESKPIALPSGWGGRFWGRTLCSTDKKTGQFTCLTGDCGSGKIECSGAGALPPATLAEFTLDGSGGMDFYDVSLVDGYNVAMLVAPRGGSGPNCTFTGCVNDLNGACPSELRVMSEGEESAVACKSACGKFNSPQYCCSGTYGSPDTCKPSSYSLAFKKACPRAYSYAYDDKSSTFTCKGSPDYTITFCPSPTTSQKASDEEGTPSTSSPSSNVIMNSSMVYEGALDMSSSPSTYNHVLCSPLIAGGVATIIAIWRLSQLF